The proteins below are encoded in one region of Paenibacillus sp. YYML68:
- a CDS encoding transposase has protein sequence MDLQLELLPYHYYNTLGFDAELIDYIDHVDDSSVLKKTAPLYKKGGRPPIDPRVCFRMHYLYFTRPEISSFRELVRQLREPKNQAWRNLIGAPNLDKVPSHSCLSNFRSKVNTELFYAILFDLIAQALQLKDFLSPMLTGIDSRPVWANVNGYKHKRCSCPDQNTCECVKTFSDPDATIGVQRTRANQNKFFIGYRKHSIICPSPKGPIVLFSIILPNDTANVKVMLPLVELMTQIDGLKVDYLVADLGYFDADDQKEALL, from the coding sequence ATGGACTTACAGCTTGAATTGCTGCCCTACCACTACTATAACACACTCGGCTTTGATGCAGAACTCATTGATTACATCGACCATGTTGATGACTCGAGTGTGCTGAAGAAGACCGCTCCGCTTTACAAGAAAGGCGGACGTCCTCCGATCGATCCGAGAGTCTGCTTTCGGATGCATTACCTCTATTTCACACGACCAGAGATCTCCTCGTTCCGGGAACTGGTGAGGCAATTGAGAGAGCCGAAGAATCAAGCATGGCGCAATTTAATCGGCGCCCCTAATTTAGACAAGGTACCGTCTCACAGTTGCCTGAGCAACTTCAGGTCCAAGGTCAACACTGAGTTGTTTTATGCCATTCTTTTTGATCTCATTGCTCAGGCATTGCAACTAAAAGACTTTCTATCACCGATGCTTACAGGCATCGATTCCAGACCTGTTTGGGCCAACGTCAACGGATACAAGCACAAACGTTGTTCATGTCCAGATCAGAACACATGCGAATGTGTAAAGACGTTTTCCGATCCGGATGCGACGATCGGCGTGCAGCGAACGAGGGCGAACCAGAACAAGTTTTTTATCGGCTATCGAAAACATTCCATCATCTGTCCCAGCCCAAAAGGGCCGATTGTCTTGTTCTCGATCATTCTGCCCAATGATACAGCAAACGTCAAGGTGATGCTGCCGCTCGTTGAATTGATGACGCAGATTGACGGACTGAAGGTCGATTATCTTGTGGCAGACTTGGGTTACTTCGATGCCGACGATCAGAAAGAAGCGCTTTTGTAG
- a CDS encoding cation diffusion facilitator family transporter, with protein MGGHHHHHHHGGADGNRKGLAIALAITTGIMLLEFVGGLWTGSLALLSDSGHMLNDAVSLLLSFIAIGVAARPATAGKTFGFRRFEIVAALFNGVTLFVIAAFIVWEAYERLLQPQQVASGAMMGIAAVGLLANLLSAWALMRKGDVHGNVNMRSAYLHIIGDALGSVGAIVAGLIMLLTGWYYADPIISVIVALLILRGAWGVIRHTLHILMEGAPEGIHPPEVEAELKTIPGVEDVHDLHIWTITSGLDSLSCHVRVADDADGQRILQQAIRLLSERYGIQHATIQVENSTITHAELDV; from the coding sequence CTGGGCGGTCATCACCACCACCATCACCACGGTGGAGCCGACGGCAATCGCAAGGGGCTTGCGATTGCGCTCGCCATAACGACCGGCATCATGCTTCTTGAGTTCGTCGGCGGCTTATGGACCGGCAGTCTCGCACTGCTGTCTGACTCTGGTCACATGCTTAATGATGCGGTGTCGCTGCTCCTGAGCTTCATCGCGATCGGAGTAGCAGCACGACCAGCGACGGCAGGGAAGACGTTCGGCTTCCGCCGCTTCGAGATCGTCGCCGCCCTGTTCAACGGAGTGACGCTGTTCGTCATCGCCGCATTCATCGTCTGGGAGGCGTACGAGCGGCTGCTTCAGCCGCAGCAGGTGGCAAGCGGAGCGATGATGGGCATCGCGGCGGTCGGGCTGCTGGCGAATTTGCTGAGCGCTTGGGCGCTAATGCGCAAGGGTGATGTGCACGGTAATGTCAATATGCGAAGCGCTTATTTGCACATTATCGGGGATGCGCTTGGATCAGTAGGCGCCATAGTCGCTGGACTCATCATGCTGCTGACCGGCTGGTACTATGCCGATCCGATCATTAGCGTCATTGTGGCGCTGCTCATTCTGAGAGGGGCGTGGGGCGTCATTCGGCATACGCTTCACATTCTGATGGAGGGTGCGCCCGAGGGGATTCATCCGCCTGAGGTGGAGGCGGAGCTGAAGACGATACCGGGCGTGGAGGATGTGCACGATCTGCACATCTGGACGATTACGTCAGGGCTCGATTCGTTAAGCTGTCATGTGCGGGTGGCCGACGATGCGGACGGACAGCGTATTCTGCAGCAAGCGATTCGGCTGCTCAGTGAGCGGTATGGCATTCAGCATGCGACGATACAGGTAGAGAATTCGACCATCACCCATGCGGAGCTGGACGTGTAG
- a CDS encoding NAD(P)/FAD-dependent oxidoreductase, which translates to MQQDERHWEVVVIGAGQAGLAAAYELKRAGVPFVCLDRQERIGQTWRERYDSLQLFTPRSFSSLPGLPLSGAPGGYPRKDELADYLQAYARAFELPVLSGTIVEKVTSCRTAAGGRFRLETSRGAMTARHIVVATGPFQQPVVPALSAELDPGVLQLHSSSYKRPQQLQPGPTVVVGAGNSGAQIAVELAQQGSDVLLSASTPIRYAPLTLLGTSVFTWLTRTGIVYASARSPLGAWLQKRPDPVFGRELRDAVRAGHIQLKGRTTSVQGRRLRFADGTEAEAANVIWATGFRSDYSWLAVPGALDETGRPRHLNGVSEVNGLFYIGLLWQRSRSSALVGGVGRDAAYVIGKLLAQRTHSV; encoded by the coding sequence ATGCAGCAAGATGAGAGGCACTGGGAGGTTGTTGTCATCGGTGCGGGGCAGGCGGGACTTGCCGCGGCGTATGAGCTGAAGCGGGCAGGCGTACCGTTCGTCTGCCTTGATCGGCAGGAGCGGATCGGACAGACATGGAGAGAGCGGTACGATTCGCTCCAGCTGTTCACGCCGCGGAGCTTCAGCTCGCTGCCGGGACTGCCTCTGTCGGGTGCGCCGGGTGGCTACCCGCGCAAGGATGAGCTGGCCGACTACCTGCAGGCATACGCGCGCGCATTCGAGCTGCCGGTGCTGAGCGGTACAATAGTCGAGAAGGTGACGTCCTGCCGCACAGCAGCAGGCGGACGCTTCCGGCTCGAGACGAGCCGAGGCGCGATGACCGCGCGGCATATTGTGGTAGCGACAGGTCCGTTCCAGCAGCCGGTAGTGCCTGCGTTATCGGCGGAGCTGGACCCTGGCGTCCTGCAGCTGCATTCGAGCAGCTACAAGCGGCCGCAGCAGCTGCAGCCCGGCCCGACCGTCGTCGTCGGAGCGGGCAATTCCGGCGCGCAGATCGCCGTTGAGCTAGCGCAGCAGGGCAGCGACGTATTGCTATCTGCCTCCACCCCCATTCGCTACGCGCCGCTAACACTGCTAGGGACGAGCGTGTTCACATGGCTGACCAGAACGGGCATCGTGTACGCCTCGGCTCGGTCGCCGCTCGGAGCATGGCTGCAGAAGCGCCCCGACCCCGTGTTCGGGCGTGAGCTGCGCGATGCGGTCCGTGCAGGCCACATTCAGCTGAAGGGTCGTACGACTTCGGTCCAGGGGCGCCGGCTTCGATTCGCAGACGGTACGGAGGCGGAGGCAGCTAACGTCATCTGGGCCACCGGCTTCAGATCAGACTACAGCTGGCTGGCGGTGCCGGGTGCACTCGACGAGACAGGACGACCTCGTCACCTGAACGGTGTGAGCGAGGTGAATGGTCTGTTCTACATCGGCCTGCTCTGGCAGCGCTCGCGCAGCTCGGCCTTGGTCGGCGGCGTGGGACGGGATGCGGCCTACGTGATCGGCAAGCTGCTCGCACAGCGGACACACTCTGTATAA
- a CDS encoding transposase, with amino-acid sequence METNILKRIFFDRHGHWDRFVVKYKDKLRSNVLKEVEKFRGCGDLMKGFKLLVCEGCHDLRIVPYRCKGRFCTTCSCGETEEWARILEQDVFQVNHRHVVFTIDEGLRDIFLRHREKLLKEFMDEAVRVIKTYFEKKHKVTPGIIAGLHTFGSRLNFNPHVHMLVTMGGMKSNVEWKTYDFVPFEMLRKQWQTVVLKLIRRKLSEQEKKQVQARLQKAYSENGEGFYVYAPKQKGNVKQQLGYIGRYMRRPAIAVSRIEAYDGETVTFRYRDKQDGKEKTESIPVEEFIGRLIRHIPDENFKTIRYYGVYSRRIKSLCKKLVSQWQQAARKWIVKAKRLLKRRTWAERIQEQTGKPPCCPKCESYYEYKGEVCLEEGKLKVKYAKCMTARTCLERVINDVTGVKETNNREEKEKAAAKQKQAHGKQRDGQVHMLELQRNGRHTA; translated from the coding sequence ATGGAGACGAACATTTTAAAACGGATCTTTTTCGATAGACACGGACATTGGGATCGCTTTGTCGTGAAATATAAGGACAAACTCCGTTCTAACGTACTTAAGGAAGTAGAGAAATTCCGCGGCTGCGGAGACCTCATGAAAGGCTTTAAGCTGCTCGTGTGCGAAGGATGCCACGACCTGCGAATTGTTCCGTATCGCTGCAAAGGAAGGTTTTGTACGACCTGTTCGTGCGGAGAGACCGAAGAATGGGCGCGTATTCTAGAACAAGACGTATTTCAGGTGAATCATCGGCATGTCGTTTTTACGATCGATGAGGGACTTAGGGACATCTTTTTACGACATCGAGAAAAGTTGCTTAAAGAGTTCATGGATGAGGCAGTCCGTGTGATAAAGACGTATTTCGAAAAGAAGCATAAGGTCACTCCCGGCATCATCGCTGGATTACATACATTTGGGTCACGGTTGAACTTTAACCCTCATGTTCATATGTTGGTGACGATGGGTGGTATGAAGTCAAATGTAGAATGGAAGACGTATGACTTCGTTCCGTTTGAAATGCTGCGCAAGCAATGGCAGACGGTTGTATTGAAACTTATTCGTCGAAAGCTCAGCGAGCAAGAGAAAAAGCAAGTACAAGCCCGCTTGCAAAAGGCCTACTCTGAAAATGGGGAAGGCTTCTATGTGTATGCTCCAAAACAGAAAGGCAACGTGAAACAGCAGCTGGGGTATATTGGACGTTACATGAGAAGACCCGCGATCGCCGTAAGCCGAATCGAGGCGTATGACGGGGAGACAGTGACGTTTCGTTACCGTGACAAGCAAGACGGGAAAGAGAAAACGGAATCGATCCCCGTGGAGGAGTTTATCGGTAGACTTATACGCCATATCCCGGATGAGAATTTTAAAACGATCCGTTACTATGGAGTGTATTCACGCAGGATCAAGAGCCTGTGCAAAAAACTAGTTAGCCAGTGGCAACAAGCAGCGAGAAAATGGATCGTGAAGGCGAAACGACTACTAAAACGAAGAACATGGGCAGAGCGTATCCAGGAGCAAACGGGAAAACCGCCATGTTGCCCGAAGTGTGAAAGTTATTATGAATACAAGGGAGAAGTCTGCCTTGAGGAAGGCAAATTGAAGGTGAAGTATGCAAAGTGTATGACTGCAAGAACATGTCTGGAGAGGGTAATAAACGATGTCACCGGTGTCAAAGAAACGAACAACAGGGAAGAAAAAGAAAAAGCAGCCGCTAAGCAAAAGCAAGCACATGGTAAACAAAGAGACGGTCAAGTACATATGCTTGAACTGCAAAGAAATGGAAGACATACCGCTTAG
- a CDS encoding type II toxin-antitoxin system RelE/ParE family toxin, with the protein MLPVTYLSPARRYFNKLVEKPLKKAYLDAINAIRLDPSIGRQKAGDLNGIYGYDVSYQGTNYEIAYRMEENEDGELVVVILAGSRENFYEELKRYLKS; encoded by the coding sequence ATGCTTCCCGTTACGTATCTTAGCCCCGCAAGAAGGTATTTCAATAAGCTGGTTGAGAAGCCACTCAAAAAAGCGTACCTGGATGCCATAAATGCCATTCGGCTAGATCCTTCGATAGGCCGACAAAAAGCAGGCGATCTAAATGGTATCTACGGGTACGATGTATCGTATCAGGGTACGAATTATGAAATTGCCTACCGAATGGAAGAGAATGAAGATGGGGAGCTAGTCGTTGTGATTTTGGCTGGATCCAGAGAAAATTTCTATGAAGAGTTGAAACGATATCTCAAAAGCTGA
- a CDS encoding AbrB/MazE/SpoVT family DNA-binding domain-containing protein: MATVNEAVERMEWKRARVSQKRQVTIPQKLFEQAGIKDEVEFGIKGNHIIMRPVREHTGSDYFADLILADLIKEGYTGEQLLAKFREKQAELQVAVQQLIAESADVARSYRGTGEDETKKLFGDVIED; the protein is encoded by the coding sequence ATGGCAACTGTAAATGAGGCGGTGGAACGAATGGAATGGAAGCGGGCGCGTGTCTCACAGAAACGCCAAGTTACAATACCTCAGAAGCTTTTCGAGCAAGCAGGAATTAAAGATGAAGTAGAGTTCGGTATTAAAGGCAACCACATCATTATGCGACCTGTACGTGAACATACGGGCAGCGACTACTTTGCAGATCTCATTTTGGCAGACTTAATCAAGGAAGGCTACACAGGTGAGCAACTCCTAGCCAAATTTCGCGAAAAACAAGCTGAATTACAAGTTGCTGTTCAACAGCTCATTGCCGAATCCGCAGACGTTGCCCGGAGCTATAGAGGAACGGGTGAAGACGAAACGAAAAAGCTATTCGGCGATGTAATAGAGGATTAG
- a CDS encoding 4'-phosphopantetheinyl transferase superfamily protein codes for MNQRLSAVVHAIRVSRLTALQRSSLSGLVSEERRSRMARFVRQEDADRCLLAGLLIRYGAERLFGIRHEEMTLSTNTYGKPSFARYPDIFFNAAHSGDWVVCAWDSAPIGVDVEQLQEIDLSIADRFFSRPECAMLEEQPEAQRLELFYQLWALKESFIKQVGKGLSIPLDAFAILPKPGGIELTVLQPSAQAQGPLSFRLYELQADGERYAAALCATHDAMPDAMTVVELEQLVACFT; via the coding sequence ATGAATCAACGCTTGTCCGCCGTCGTGCATGCCATACGCGTCTCGCGTCTGACCGCCCTGCAGCGAAGCAGTCTGAGCGGGCTCGTGTCCGAGGAGCGCAGAAGCCGGATGGCGCGGTTCGTTCGGCAGGAGGATGCCGATCGATGTCTGCTCGCCGGGCTGCTCATTCGGTACGGAGCCGAGCGGCTGTTCGGTATTCGGCACGAGGAGATGACCTTATCAACCAATACATACGGCAAGCCTTCATTCGCCCGTTATCCGGACATATTCTTCAATGCTGCCCATTCGGGCGACTGGGTCGTCTGCGCGTGGGATTCAGCGCCGATCGGCGTCGATGTCGAGCAGCTGCAGGAGATCGACCTGTCGATCGCAGACCGCTTCTTCTCGCGACCCGAGTGCGCGATGCTCGAGGAACAGCCTGAAGCCCAGCGACTCGAGCTCTTCTACCAGCTGTGGGCGCTGAAGGAGAGCTTCATCAAGCAGGTCGGCAAAGGGTTGTCCATACCCCTCGATGCCTTCGCGATCTTGCCGAAGCCGGGCGGCATCGAGCTGACGGTGCTGCAGCCAAGTGCACAGGCGCAAGGGCCGCTCTCCTTCCGGCTGTACGAGCTTCAAGCAGATGGCGAGCGGTACGCCGCAGCGCTATGCGCGACGCACGATGCGATGCCCGATGCGATGACGGTCGTGGAGCTGGAGCAGCTGGTGGCATGCTTCACTTAA